In Pongo abelii isolate AG06213 chromosome 5, NHGRI_mPonAbe1-v2.0_pri, whole genome shotgun sequence, a single genomic region encodes these proteins:
- the BAG6 gene encoding large proline-rich protein BAG6 isoform X5 gives MEPSDSTSTAVEEPDSLEVLVKTLDSQTRTFIVGAQMNVKEFKEHIAASVSIPSEKQRLIYQGRVLQDDKKLQEYNVGGKVIHLVERAPPQTQLPSGASSGTGSASATHGGGPPPGTRGPGASVHDRNANSYVMVGTFNLPSEPRVRLVMAQHMIRDIQTLLSRMECRGGPQPQHSQPPPQPPAVTPEPVALSSQTSEPVESETPPREPMEAEEVEERAPAQNPELTPGPAPAGPTPAAETNAPNHPSPAEYVEVLQELQRLESRLQPFLQRYYEVLGVAATTDYNNNHEGREEDQRLINLVGESLRLLGNTFVALSDLRCNLACAPPRHLHVVRPMSHYTTPMVLQQAAIPIQINVGTTVTMTGNGTRPPPTPNAEAPPPGPGQASSVAPSSTNVESSAEGAPPPGPAPPPATSHPRVIRISHQSVEPVVMMHMNIQDSGTQPGGVPSAPTGPLGPPGHGQTLGSTLIQLPSLPPEFMHAVAHQITHQAMVAAVASAAAGQQVPGFPTAPTRVVIARPTPPQARPSHPGGPPVSGTLQGAGLGTNASLAQMVSGLVGQLLMQPVLVAQGTPGMAPPPAPATASASAGTTNTATTAGPAPGGPAQPPPAPQPSTADLQFSQLLGNLLGPAGPGAGGPGVASPTITVAMPGVPAFLQGVTDFLQATQTAPPPPPPPPPPPPAPEQQTMPPPGSPSGGAGSPGGLGLESLSPEFFTSVVQGVLSSLLGSLGARAGSSESIAAFIQRLSGSSNIFEPGADGALGFFGALLSLLCQNFSMVDVVMLLHGHFQPLQRLQPQLRSFFHQHYLGGQEPTPSNIRMATHTLITGLEEYVRESFSLVQVQPGVDIIRTNLEFLQEQFNSIAAHVLHCTDSGFGARLLELCNQGLFECLALNLHCLGGQQMELAAVINGRIRRMSRGVNPSLVSWLTTMMGLRLQVVLEHMPVGPDAILRYVRRVGDPPQPLPEEPMEVQGAERASPEPQRENASPAPGTTAEEAMSRGPPPAPEGGSRDEQDGASAETEPWAAAVPPEWVPIIQQDIQSQRKVKPQPPLSDAYLSGMPAKRRKTMQGEGPQLLLSEAVSRAAKAAGARPLTSPESLSRDLEAPEVQESYRQQLRSDIQKRLQEDPNYSPQRFPNAQRAFADDP, from the exons ATGGAGCCTAGTGATAGTACCAGTACCGCTGTGGAGGAGCCTGACAGCTTGGAGGTGTTGGTGAAGACCCTGGACTCTCAAACTCGGACCTTTATTGTGGGGGCCCAG atgAATGTAAAAGAGTTTAAGGAGCACATTGCTGCCTCTGTCAGCATCCCATCTGAAAAACAACGGCTCATTTACCAGGGACGGGTTCTGCAAGATGATAAGAAGCTTCAGGAATACA ATGTTGGGGGAAAGGTTATCCACCTGGTGGAACGGGCTCCTCCTCAGACTCAGCTCCCTTCTGGGGCATCTTCTGGGACGGGGTCTGCCTCAGCCACTCATGGTGGGGGACCCCCGCCTGGTACTCGGGGGCCTGGGGCCTCTGTTCATGACCGGAATGCCAACAGCTATGTCATGGTTGGAACCTTCAATCTTCCT AGTGAGCCCCGGGTACGGCTGGTGATGGCTCAGCATATGATCAGGGATATACAGACCTTACTATCCCGGATGGAG TGTCGAGGAGGGCCCCAACCGCAGCACAGTCAGCCGCCCCCGCAGCCACCAGCTGTGACCCCGGAGCCAGTAGCCTTGAGCTCTCAAACATCAGAACCAGTTGAAAGTGAAACACCTCCCCGGGAGCCCATGGAGGCAGAAGAAGTGGAGGAGCGTGCCCCAGCCCAGAACCCGGAGCTCACTCCTGGCCCAGCCCCAGCGGGCCCAACACCTGCCGCGGAAACAAACGCACCCAA CCATCCTTCCCCTGCGGAGTATGTCGAGGTGCTCCAGGAGCTACAGCGGCTGGAGAGTCGCCTCCAGCCCTTCTTGCAGCGCTACTATGAGGTTCTGGGTGTTGCTGCTACCACGGACTACAATAACAAT CACGAGGGCCGGGAGGAGGATCAGCGGTTGATCAACTTGGTAGGGGAGAGCCTGCGACTGCTGGGCAACACCTTTGTGGCACTGTCTGACCTGCGCTGCAATCTGGCCTGCGCGCCCCCACGACACCTGCATGTGGTGCGGCCTATGTCTCACTACACCACCCCCATGGTGCTCCAGCAGGCGGCCATTCCCATACAG ATCAATGTGGGAACCACTGTGACCATGACAGGAAATGGGACTCGGCCCCCCCCAACTCCCAATGCAGAGGCACCTCCCCCTGGTCCTGGGCAGGCCTCATCCGTGGCTCCGTCTTCTACCAATGTCGAGTCCTCAGCTGAGGGGGCTCCCCCGCCAGGTCCAGCTCCCCCGCCAGCTACCAGCCACCCGAGGGTCATCCGGATTTCCCACCAGAGTGTGGAACCCGTGGTTATGATGCACATGAACATTCAAG ATTCTGGCACACAGCCTGGTGGTGTTCCGAGTGCTCCCACTGGCCCCCTGGGACCCCCTGGTCATGGCCAAACCCTGG GCTCCACCCTCATCCAGCTGCCCTCCCTGCCCCCTGAGTTCATGCACGCCGTCGCCCACCAGATCACTCATCAGGCCATGGTGGCAGCTGTTGCCTCCGCGGCCGCAG GACAGCAGGTGCCAGGCTTCCCAACAGCTCCAACCCGGGTGGTGATTGCCCGGCCCACTCCTCCACAGGCTCGGCCTTCCCATCCTGGAGGGCCCCCAGTCTCTGGGACACTG CAGGGCGCCGGTCTGGGTACCAATGCCTCGTTGGCCCAGATGGTGAGCGGCCTTGTGGGGCAGCTTCTTATGCAGCCAGTCCTTGTGG CTCAGGGGACCCCAGGTATGGCTCCACCGCCAGCCCCTGCCACTGCTTCCGCCAGTGCTGGCACCACCAACACAGCTACCACAGCTGGGCCTGCTCCTGGGGGGCCTGCCCAGCCTCCACCCGCCCCTCAACCCTCCACGGCTGATCTTCAGTTCTCTCAGCTTCTGGGGAACCTGCTTGGGCCTGCagggccaggggctggagggcctGGTGTGGCTTCTCCCACCATCACTGTGGCGATGCCTGGTGTCCCTGCCTTTCTCCAGGGTGTCACTGACTTCTTGCAG GCAACACAGACAGcccctccaccacccccacctcctccacccccaccacctgCCCCAGAGCAGCAGACCATGCCCCCACCAGGCTCCCCTTCTGGTGGTGCAGGGAGTCCTGGAGGCCTGGGTCTTGAGAGCCTGTCACCGGAGTTTTTTACCTCAGTGGTGCAGGGTGTGCTCAGCTCCCTGCTGGGCTCCTTGGGGGCTCGGGCTGGCAGCAGTGAAAGTATTGCTGCCTTCATACAACGCCTCAGTGGATCCAGCAACATCTTTGAGCCTGGAGCCGATGGGGCCCTTG GATTCTTTGGGGCCCTGCTCTCTCTTTTGTGCCAGAACTTCTCTATGGTGGATGTAGTGATGCTTCTTCATGGGCATTTCCAGCCACTACAACGGCTCCAGCCCCAACTGCGATCTTTCTTCCACCAGCACTACTTGGGTGGTCAGGAGCCCACACCCAGTAACATCCGG ATGGCAACCCACACATTGATCACAGGGCTAGAAGAGTATGTGCGGGAGAGTTTT TCCTTGGTGCAGGTTCAGCCAGGTGTGGACATCATCCGGACAAACCTGGAATTTCTCCAAGAGCAGTTTAATAGCATTGCTGCTCATGTGCTGCATTGCACAG ATAGTGGATTTGGGGCCCGGTTGCTGGAGTTGTGTAACCAAGGCCTGTTTGAATGCCTGGCCCTGAACCTGCACTGCTTGGGGGGACAGCAGATGGAGCTTGCTGCTGTTATCAATGGCCGAATT CGTCGTATGTCTCGTGGGGTGAATCCCTCCTTGGTGAGCTGGCTGACCACTATGATGGGACTGAGGCTTCAGGTGGTACTGGagcacatgcctgtaggcccCGATGCCATTCTCAGATACGTTCGCAGGGTTGGTGATCCCCCCCAG CCACTTCCTGAGGAGCCAATGGAAGTTCAGGGAGCAGAAAGAGCTTCCCCTGAGCCTCAG CGGGAGAAtgcttccccagcccctggaacAACAGCAGAAGAGGCCATGTCCCGAGGTCCACCTCCTGCTCCTGAGGGGGGCTCCCGGGATGAACAGGATGGAGCTTCAGCTGAGACAGAACCTTGGGCAGCTGCAGTCCCCCCA GAATGGGTCCCTATTATCCAGCAGGACATTCAGAGCCAGCGGAAGGTGAAACCACAGCCCCCTCTGAGTGATGCCTACCTCAGTGGTATGCCTGCCAAGAGACGCAAG ACGATGCAGGGTGAGGGCCCCCAGCTGCTTCTCTCAGAGGCTGTGAGCCGGGCAGCTAAGGCAGCCGGAGCTCGGCCCCTGACGAGCCCCGAGAGCCTGAGCCGGGACCTGGAGGCACCAGAGGTTCAGGAGAGCTACAGGCAGCAG ctCCGGTCTGATATACAAAAACGGCTGCAGGAAGACCCCAACTACAGTCCCCAGCGCTTCCCCAATGCCCAGCGGGCCTTTGCTGATGATCCTTAG
- the BAG6 gene encoding large proline-rich protein BAG6 isoform X2 → MCVSVQDKLFRDLSAMEPSDSTSTAVEEPDSLEVLVKTLDSQTRTFIVGAQMNVKEFKEHIAASVSIPSEKQRLIYQGRVLQDDKKLQEYNVGGKVIHLVERAPPQTQLPSGASSGTGSASATHGGGPPPGTRGPGASVHDRNANSYVMVGTFNLPSDGSAVDVHINMEQAPIQSEPRVRLVMAQHMIRDIQTLLSRMECRGGPQPQHSQPPPQPPAVTPEPVALSSQTSEPVESETPPREPMEAEEVEERAPAQNPELTPGPAPAGPTPAAETNAPNHPSPAEYVEVLQELQRLESRLQPFLQRYYEVLGVAATTDYNNNHEGREEDQRLINLVGESLRLLGNTFVALSDLRCNLACAPPRHLHVVRPMSHYTTPMVLQQAAIPIQINVGTTVTMTGNGTRPPPTPNAEAPPPGPGQASSVAPSSTNVESSAEGAPPPGPAPPPATSHPRVIRISHQSVEPVVMMHMNIQDSGTQPGGVPSAPTGPLGPPGHGQTLGSTLIQLPSLPPEFMHAVAHQITHQAMVAAVASAAAGQQVPGFPTAPTRVVIARPTPPQARPSHPGGPPVSGTLQGAGLGTNASLAQMVSGLVGQLLMQPVLVAQGTPGMAPPPAPATASASAGTTNTATTAGPAPGGPAQPPPAPQPSTADLQFSQLLGNLLGPAGPGAGGPGVASPTITVAMPGVPAFLQGVTDFLQATQTAPPPPPPPPPPPPAPEQQTMPPPGSPSGGAGSPGGLGLESLSPEFFTSVVQGVLSSLLGSLGARAGSSESIAAFIQRLSGSSNIFEPGADGALGFFGALLSLLCQNFSMVDVVMLLHGHFQPLQRLQPQLRSFFHQHYLGGQEPTPSNIRMATHTLITGLEEYVRESFSLVQVQPGVDIIRTNLEFLQEQFNSIAAHVLHCTDSGFGARLLELCNQGLFECLALNLHCLGGQQMELAAVINGRIRRMSRGVNPSLVSWLTTMMGLRLQVVLEHMPVGPDAILRYVRRVGDPPQPLPEEPMEVQGAERASPEPQRENASPAPGTTAEEAMSRGPPPAPEGGSRDEQDGASAETEPWAAAVPPEWVPIIQQDIQSQRKVKPQPPLSDAYLSGMPAKRRKTMQGEGPQLLLSEAVSRAAKAAGARPLTSPESLSRDLEAPEVQESYRQQLRSDIQKRLQEDPNYSPQRFPNAQRAFADDP, encoded by the exons atgtgtgtgagtgtgcaggaTAAACTTTTTAG AGACCTGTCGGCCATGGAGCCTAGTGATAGTACCAGTACCGCTGTGGAGGAGCCTGACAGCTTGGAGGTGTTGGTGAAGACCCTGGACTCTCAAACTCGGACCTTTATTGTGGGGGCCCAG atgAATGTAAAAGAGTTTAAGGAGCACATTGCTGCCTCTGTCAGCATCCCATCTGAAAAACAACGGCTCATTTACCAGGGACGGGTTCTGCAAGATGATAAGAAGCTTCAGGAATACA ATGTTGGGGGAAAGGTTATCCACCTGGTGGAACGGGCTCCTCCTCAGACTCAGCTCCCTTCTGGGGCATCTTCTGGGACGGGGTCTGCCTCAGCCACTCATGGTGGGGGACCCCCGCCTGGTACTCGGGGGCCTGGGGCCTCTGTTCATGACCGGAATGCCAACAGCTATGTCATGGTTGGAACCTTCAATCTTCCT AGTGACGGCTCTGCTGTGGATGTTCACATCAACATGGAACAGGCCCCGATTCAG AGTGAGCCCCGGGTACGGCTGGTGATGGCTCAGCATATGATCAGGGATATACAGACCTTACTATCCCGGATGGAG TGTCGAGGAGGGCCCCAACCGCAGCACAGTCAGCCGCCCCCGCAGCCACCAGCTGTGACCCCGGAGCCAGTAGCCTTGAGCTCTCAAACATCAGAACCAGTTGAAAGTGAAACACCTCCCCGGGAGCCCATGGAGGCAGAAGAAGTGGAGGAGCGTGCCCCAGCCCAGAACCCGGAGCTCACTCCTGGCCCAGCCCCAGCGGGCCCAACACCTGCCGCGGAAACAAACGCACCCAA CCATCCTTCCCCTGCGGAGTATGTCGAGGTGCTCCAGGAGCTACAGCGGCTGGAGAGTCGCCTCCAGCCCTTCTTGCAGCGCTACTATGAGGTTCTGGGTGTTGCTGCTACCACGGACTACAATAACAAT CACGAGGGCCGGGAGGAGGATCAGCGGTTGATCAACTTGGTAGGGGAGAGCCTGCGACTGCTGGGCAACACCTTTGTGGCACTGTCTGACCTGCGCTGCAATCTGGCCTGCGCGCCCCCACGACACCTGCATGTGGTGCGGCCTATGTCTCACTACACCACCCCCATGGTGCTCCAGCAGGCGGCCATTCCCATACAG ATCAATGTGGGAACCACTGTGACCATGACAGGAAATGGGACTCGGCCCCCCCCAACTCCCAATGCAGAGGCACCTCCCCCTGGTCCTGGGCAGGCCTCATCCGTGGCTCCGTCTTCTACCAATGTCGAGTCCTCAGCTGAGGGGGCTCCCCCGCCAGGTCCAGCTCCCCCGCCAGCTACCAGCCACCCGAGGGTCATCCGGATTTCCCACCAGAGTGTGGAACCCGTGGTTATGATGCACATGAACATTCAAG ATTCTGGCACACAGCCTGGTGGTGTTCCGAGTGCTCCCACTGGCCCCCTGGGACCCCCTGGTCATGGCCAAACCCTGG GCTCCACCCTCATCCAGCTGCCCTCCCTGCCCCCTGAGTTCATGCACGCCGTCGCCCACCAGATCACTCATCAGGCCATGGTGGCAGCTGTTGCCTCCGCGGCCGCAG GACAGCAGGTGCCAGGCTTCCCAACAGCTCCAACCCGGGTGGTGATTGCCCGGCCCACTCCTCCACAGGCTCGGCCTTCCCATCCTGGAGGGCCCCCAGTCTCTGGGACACTG CAGGGCGCCGGTCTGGGTACCAATGCCTCGTTGGCCCAGATGGTGAGCGGCCTTGTGGGGCAGCTTCTTATGCAGCCAGTCCTTGTGG CTCAGGGGACCCCAGGTATGGCTCCACCGCCAGCCCCTGCCACTGCTTCCGCCAGTGCTGGCACCACCAACACAGCTACCACAGCTGGGCCTGCTCCTGGGGGGCCTGCCCAGCCTCCACCCGCCCCTCAACCCTCCACGGCTGATCTTCAGTTCTCTCAGCTTCTGGGGAACCTGCTTGGGCCTGCagggccaggggctggagggcctGGTGTGGCTTCTCCCACCATCACTGTGGCGATGCCTGGTGTCCCTGCCTTTCTCCAGGGTGTCACTGACTTCTTGCAG GCAACACAGACAGcccctccaccacccccacctcctccacccccaccacctgCCCCAGAGCAGCAGACCATGCCCCCACCAGGCTCCCCTTCTGGTGGTGCAGGGAGTCCTGGAGGCCTGGGTCTTGAGAGCCTGTCACCGGAGTTTTTTACCTCAGTGGTGCAGGGTGTGCTCAGCTCCCTGCTGGGCTCCTTGGGGGCTCGGGCTGGCAGCAGTGAAAGTATTGCTGCCTTCATACAACGCCTCAGTGGATCCAGCAACATCTTTGAGCCTGGAGCCGATGGGGCCCTTG GATTCTTTGGGGCCCTGCTCTCTCTTTTGTGCCAGAACTTCTCTATGGTGGATGTAGTGATGCTTCTTCATGGGCATTTCCAGCCACTACAACGGCTCCAGCCCCAACTGCGATCTTTCTTCCACCAGCACTACTTGGGTGGTCAGGAGCCCACACCCAGTAACATCCGG ATGGCAACCCACACATTGATCACAGGGCTAGAAGAGTATGTGCGGGAGAGTTTT TCCTTGGTGCAGGTTCAGCCAGGTGTGGACATCATCCGGACAAACCTGGAATTTCTCCAAGAGCAGTTTAATAGCATTGCTGCTCATGTGCTGCATTGCACAG ATAGTGGATTTGGGGCCCGGTTGCTGGAGTTGTGTAACCAAGGCCTGTTTGAATGCCTGGCCCTGAACCTGCACTGCTTGGGGGGACAGCAGATGGAGCTTGCTGCTGTTATCAATGGCCGAATT CGTCGTATGTCTCGTGGGGTGAATCCCTCCTTGGTGAGCTGGCTGACCACTATGATGGGACTGAGGCTTCAGGTGGTACTGGagcacatgcctgtaggcccCGATGCCATTCTCAGATACGTTCGCAGGGTTGGTGATCCCCCCCAG CCACTTCCTGAGGAGCCAATGGAAGTTCAGGGAGCAGAAAGAGCTTCCCCTGAGCCTCAG CGGGAGAAtgcttccccagcccctggaacAACAGCAGAAGAGGCCATGTCCCGAGGTCCACCTCCTGCTCCTGAGGGGGGCTCCCGGGATGAACAGGATGGAGCTTCAGCTGAGACAGAACCTTGGGCAGCTGCAGTCCCCCCA GAATGGGTCCCTATTATCCAGCAGGACATTCAGAGCCAGCGGAAGGTGAAACCACAGCCCCCTCTGAGTGATGCCTACCTCAGTGGTATGCCTGCCAAGAGACGCAAG ACGATGCAGGGTGAGGGCCCCCAGCTGCTTCTCTCAGAGGCTGTGAGCCGGGCAGCTAAGGCAGCCGGAGCTCGGCCCCTGACGAGCCCCGAGAGCCTGAGCCGGGACCTGGAGGCACCAGAGGTTCAGGAGAGCTACAGGCAGCAG ctCCGGTCTGATATACAAAAACGGCTGCAGGAAGACCCCAACTACAGTCCCCAGCGCTTCCCCAATGCCCAGCGGGCCTTTGCTGATGATCCTTAG
- the BAG6 gene encoding large proline-rich protein BAG6 isoform X17, with amino-acid sequence MEPSDSTSTAVEEPDSLEVLVKTLDSQTRTFIVGAQMNVKEFKEHIAASVSIPSEKQRLIYQGRVLQDDKKLQEYNVGGKVIHLVERAPPQTQLPSGASSGTGSASATHGGGPPPGTRGPGASVHDRNANSYVMVGTFNLPSDGSAVDVHINMEQAPIQSEPRVRLVMAQHMIRDIQTLLSRMECRGGPQPQHSQPPPQPPAVTPEPVALSSQTSEPVESETPPREPMEAEEVEERAPAQNPELTPGPAPAGPTPAAETNAPNHPSPAEYVEVLQELQRLESRLQPFLQRYYEVLGVAATTDYNNNHEGREEDQRLINLVGESLRLLGNTFVALSDLRCNLACAPPRHLHVVRPMSHYTTPMVLQQAAIPIQINVGTTVTMTGNGTRPPPTPNAEAPPPGPGQASSVAPSSTNVESSAEGAPPPGPAPPPATSHPRVIRISHQSVEPVVMMHMNIQDSGTQPGGVPSAPTGPLGPPGHGQTLGQQVPGFPTAPTRVVIARPTPPQARPSHPGGPPVSGTLGAGLGTNASLAQMVSGLVGQLLMQPVLVAQGTPGMAPPPAPATASASAGTTNTATTAGPAPGGPAQPPPAPQPSTADLQFSQLLGNLLGPAGPGAGGPGVASPTITVAMPGVPAFLQGVTDFLQATQTAPPPPPPPPPPPPAPEQQTMPPPGSPSGGAGSPGGLGLESLSPEFFTSVVQGVLSSLLGSLGARAGSSESIAAFIQRLSGSSNIFEPGADGALGFFGALLSLLCQNFSMVDVVMLLHGHFQPLQRLQPQLRSFFHQHYLGGQEPTPSNIRMATHTLITGLEEYVRESFSLVQVQPGVDIIRTNLEFLQEQFNSIAAHVLHCTDSGFGARLLELCNQGLFECLALNLHCLGGQQMELAAVINGRIRRMSRGVNPSLVSWLTTMMGLRLQVVLEHMPVGPDAILRYVRRVGDPPQPLPEEPMEVQGAERASPEPQRENASPAPGTTAEEAMSRGPPPAPEGGSRDEQDGASAETEPWAAAVPPEWVPIIQQDIQSQRKVKPQPPLSDAYLSGMPAKRRKLRSDIQKRLQEDPNYSPQRFPNAQRAFADDP; translated from the exons ATGGAGCCTAGTGATAGTACCAGTACCGCTGTGGAGGAGCCTGACAGCTTGGAGGTGTTGGTGAAGACCCTGGACTCTCAAACTCGGACCTTTATTGTGGGGGCCCAG atgAATGTAAAAGAGTTTAAGGAGCACATTGCTGCCTCTGTCAGCATCCCATCTGAAAAACAACGGCTCATTTACCAGGGACGGGTTCTGCAAGATGATAAGAAGCTTCAGGAATACA ATGTTGGGGGAAAGGTTATCCACCTGGTGGAACGGGCTCCTCCTCAGACTCAGCTCCCTTCTGGGGCATCTTCTGGGACGGGGTCTGCCTCAGCCACTCATGGTGGGGGACCCCCGCCTGGTACTCGGGGGCCTGGGGCCTCTGTTCATGACCGGAATGCCAACAGCTATGTCATGGTTGGAACCTTCAATCTTCCT AGTGACGGCTCTGCTGTGGATGTTCACATCAACATGGAACAGGCCCCGATTCAG AGTGAGCCCCGGGTACGGCTGGTGATGGCTCAGCATATGATCAGGGATATACAGACCTTACTATCCCGGATGGAG TGTCGAGGAGGGCCCCAACCGCAGCACAGTCAGCCGCCCCCGCAGCCACCAGCTGTGACCCCGGAGCCAGTAGCCTTGAGCTCTCAAACATCAGAACCAGTTGAAAGTGAAACACCTCCCCGGGAGCCCATGGAGGCAGAAGAAGTGGAGGAGCGTGCCCCAGCCCAGAACCCGGAGCTCACTCCTGGCCCAGCCCCAGCGGGCCCAACACCTGCCGCGGAAACAAACGCACCCAA CCATCCTTCCCCTGCGGAGTATGTCGAGGTGCTCCAGGAGCTACAGCGGCTGGAGAGTCGCCTCCAGCCCTTCTTGCAGCGCTACTATGAGGTTCTGGGTGTTGCTGCTACCACGGACTACAATAACAAT CACGAGGGCCGGGAGGAGGATCAGCGGTTGATCAACTTGGTAGGGGAGAGCCTGCGACTGCTGGGCAACACCTTTGTGGCACTGTCTGACCTGCGCTGCAATCTGGCCTGCGCGCCCCCACGACACCTGCATGTGGTGCGGCCTATGTCTCACTACACCACCCCCATGGTGCTCCAGCAGGCGGCCATTCCCATACAG ATCAATGTGGGAACCACTGTGACCATGACAGGAAATGGGACTCGGCCCCCCCCAACTCCCAATGCAGAGGCACCTCCCCCTGGTCCTGGGCAGGCCTCATCCGTGGCTCCGTCTTCTACCAATGTCGAGTCCTCAGCTGAGGGGGCTCCCCCGCCAGGTCCAGCTCCCCCGCCAGCTACCAGCCACCCGAGGGTCATCCGGATTTCCCACCAGAGTGTGGAACCCGTGGTTATGATGCACATGAACATTCAAG ATTCTGGCACACAGCCTGGTGGTGTTCCGAGTGCTCCCACTGGCCCCCTGGGACCCCCTGGTCATGGCCAAACCCTGG GACAGCAGGTGCCAGGCTTCCCAACAGCTCCAACCCGGGTGGTGATTGCCCGGCCCACTCCTCCACAGGCTCGGCCTTCCCATCCTGGAGGGCCCCCAGTCTCTGGGACACTG GGCGCCGGTCTGGGTACCAATGCCTCGTTGGCCCAGATGGTGAGCGGCCTTGTGGGGCAGCTTCTTATGCAGCCAGTCCTTGTGG CTCAGGGGACCCCAGGTATGGCTCCACCGCCAGCCCCTGCCACTGCTTCCGCCAGTGCTGGCACCACCAACACAGCTACCACAGCTGGGCCTGCTCCTGGGGGGCCTGCCCAGCCTCCACCCGCCCCTCAACCCTCCACGGCTGATCTTCAGTTCTCTCAGCTTCTGGGGAACCTGCTTGGGCCTGCagggccaggggctggagggcctGGTGTGGCTTCTCCCACCATCACTGTGGCGATGCCTGGTGTCCCTGCCTTTCTCCAGGGTGTCACTGACTTCTTGCAG GCAACACAGACAGcccctccaccacccccacctcctccacccccaccacctgCCCCAGAGCAGCAGACCATGCCCCCACCAGGCTCCCCTTCTGGTGGTGCAGGGAGTCCTGGAGGCCTGGGTCTTGAGAGCCTGTCACCGGAGTTTTTTACCTCAGTGGTGCAGGGTGTGCTCAGCTCCCTGCTGGGCTCCTTGGGGGCTCGGGCTGGCAGCAGTGAAAGTATTGCTGCCTTCATACAACGCCTCAGTGGATCCAGCAACATCTTTGAGCCTGGAGCCGATGGGGCCCTTG GATTCTTTGGGGCCCTGCTCTCTCTTTTGTGCCAGAACTTCTCTATGGTGGATGTAGTGATGCTTCTTCATGGGCATTTCCAGCCACTACAACGGCTCCAGCCCCAACTGCGATCTTTCTTCCACCAGCACTACTTGGGTGGTCAGGAGCCCACACCCAGTAACATCCGG ATGGCAACCCACACATTGATCACAGGGCTAGAAGAGTATGTGCGGGAGAGTTTT TCCTTGGTGCAGGTTCAGCCAGGTGTGGACATCATCCGGACAAACCTGGAATTTCTCCAAGAGCAGTTTAATAGCATTGCTGCTCATGTGCTGCATTGCACAG ATAGTGGATTTGGGGCCCGGTTGCTGGAGTTGTGTAACCAAGGCCTGTTTGAATGCCTGGCCCTGAACCTGCACTGCTTGGGGGGACAGCAGATGGAGCTTGCTGCTGTTATCAATGGCCGAATT CGTCGTATGTCTCGTGGGGTGAATCCCTCCTTGGTGAGCTGGCTGACCACTATGATGGGACTGAGGCTTCAGGTGGTACTGGagcacatgcctgtaggcccCGATGCCATTCTCAGATACGTTCGCAGGGTTGGTGATCCCCCCCAG CCACTTCCTGAGGAGCCAATGGAAGTTCAGGGAGCAGAAAGAGCTTCCCCTGAGCCTCAG CGGGAGAAtgcttccccagcccctggaacAACAGCAGAAGAGGCCATGTCCCGAGGTCCACCTCCTGCTCCTGAGGGGGGCTCCCGGGATGAACAGGATGGAGCTTCAGCTGAGACAGAACCTTGGGCAGCTGCAGTCCCCCCA GAATGGGTCCCTATTATCCAGCAGGACATTCAGAGCCAGCGGAAGGTGAAACCACAGCCCCCTCTGAGTGATGCCTACCTCAGTGGTATGCCTGCCAAGAGACGCAAG ctCCGGTCTGATATACAAAAACGGCTGCAGGAAGACCCCAACTACAGTCCCCAGCGCTTCCCCAATGCCCAGCGGGCCTTTGCTGATGATCCTTAG